The following nucleotide sequence is from Synchiropus splendidus isolate RoL2022-P1 chromosome 1, RoL_Sspl_1.0, whole genome shotgun sequence.
CACGGGCCACGTCTTCGGGCAGTGACAGGGACCGCAGCtctgacaggaggaggagggacaaGAAGAAACAGCAGCATCAAAAGAGCAGACGGTCTCACAAACTGGAGGCGAGCAGCAGTGCAGAGGGGACGCCAGACCGAGTGCTCCGCAGTGTGGCAGCGCTGGCTGCCGTCCAGGCCAGGTCTCCTGCGGCCAGCACGCGCTCCTCTGCCGGCCAGCATCGCCATACCAAGACATGAACGGCGCAGGACTTGATGTAGACGCAAGAAGGTGGAGAGCAGGCTGGGACCTCCCAGGTATGTCCGCGCTCTCGCTGCTGCTCTGGGTTCCTAGACATTGGTGCTGGTTCCCTTGTCAGGGTGATGCCCAGTTGCAGGAATGAATCACGATGTCATCGTTGGGCGGAGATGGTTTGCTGAAGACTCCGACATGTCATCATTAACAGAACTGGCGCCCACTCGAGGCCTGTTAGGAGTTTTATGCAACAGGGCAGGCGGGAAATGAGTCTTAGATGGACTATTGATGTTACCGTTTATGATTTCCTTTGAGTCTAAGCTACTACAGctacttttcattttaaactcCAGACTTTTGATTTGCACATCTGATCACACAGCACCCACATTTTTTTAAGGTCTTTTCAACTTTTCACGTTTCCAATGGTTTCTGTTTAGTTCCACTTCAAGCACTCAGTGACTATCAGTAAAGAGGCGCTACCATGAAATGAAGCGGTGCCTCTGTGGCCAAATGGGTTTGAGTGGTCAATTCCCTTATGATGCATCGGGTGCTCGCCGTTTTCCATGAGCCCTACAGTAGAATCTAAAaatttgagtgaaaatgaaTTGATTTGTGCTTCGTTGTAACGTTGGACAAATGTGAATTAACGTGTACAATTAGTTGATTTGTCCATTTTCAACCATGATGGACACTtaggggtgagggaggggttgTTGTCAGGGTTGTTGGTTTTGATTTGTGTCTGTTTGTCGCATTCCTGATTCCTGTGtaattccactttgttttacttGAAGACTGAAGACGATTacagttgaataaaaaaaaaaaagtcaaaatggaACCTCTTGTGTGGACGTGGGATTTCTTCTTGGGTTTGATAAACACCGGTGATCATCTCTGTGAAGAAGACTTCATTATGCTTATGCAAAAGTACATCTTTGGGGTTTAATAGAAAGTCCCGGCAGCTGAGGCTGAATCTTGAAGCAATAGCATCTCAAATAAGTTGTATGTCACTGAGGACTGAGcagaaatgtaaaaatagtGGGACTATCACTGCATATGTGACTGAAGACTTCCTGTATCACTAGAAGCACGTGATTGTACTGAAATGACTTTCTGTCAATTACCTGAATTTCCATGTAGTTAAATCTGGACTATTTCAACACAACTGTAATGAGGATATGTACGTTAGCGCTGCAGTTAACAAGTTAAATCTTTACTTCAATCTGGCAGTTTAGTGTAAttgcaaaatgaaaaatgctcAACAAGCTAGACAACAGTATTTTATTAAAAGAGGTGATACAGACCGGAGCACAGCGGAATTGTGTCTGAAAAACTTTCGACAAGAAAATGTCCCTTTTCAGTTGCGGTAGGTGAAAGAAGGCGATGGTTGGACAGCAGCATCAACATCATAAATACTAAGGCAGGTGTCGCCAGGGCGACAGTAAAACGTGTTCTTTCTTAAAAAGATTCAAAGAGGTTATTTACAGCAGGTTAAAATGCGCCGAAAGTGTTAATCATTTGTTCATAAGCACAACTGTAATGAGGGAAAAAGTTCCTGAGAACTGAAGTGTGGTGCCGGCGTTCTGGCTCCTCCTCCATaaagacactttttaaaaacattgaagTCAACGTAACAGTTCACATCCTCTTGGGCTGCTGTGATAAGAGCGTAAGAGGAAGACAAGGGTCAACCGAGAAGATGAATCTTCCCTACTATGTACACATGTGGATTGTCCAGCTGGGTCTCCCGTTCAGGAGAAGGTGACAGCCAGAGAAATGGCGAGGATCAGGAGCAGGATGGCAAGGCAGATGGCAATCCAAACCTTTTTCTGTCAGAGGAGAGACATTTCATACTCGGTCACTTGTACGTTGACGAGATACCCTCACACCATCCCATCATGCTTGGCTCATGTTTACCTTGCGCGCCTTCTGCTGGTATGTGACAGCTTTCTCTACGTTTTCCTTCGCCTTTTCTACGTAGTTGTTGGTCTGTCTGATGTTGTTTTCGATGCTGTCCACCAGCTCCCCCTGCAGGAGCAGATGGCAAATCTCATCAGCACTCATGCAAGAAaaagttttgtctttttttttatcagctcGTTTCTAATTCTTCTCATCTGTCATTTTATCAAAGTGTGTTCGTCACCTCACCTGTGCCTCCACCTCCATGGCCAGGTACTGGAACATGTCGTGCAGGTCCTTGATGCTCCGCTCCAGCTTCAGGATCTCATCATGTCTGGACTCGATCTCATTCAGAGCCTGTCGGGTGGCTTTAGCGTCGATCAGAATCTGGACACCACAGAACACATTCTCATCTCTGCAGCCTGAGCAGGTCCAAATTTCTTCTTGCAAAAGGGCTTAATTTGCAACATAAACATATTTGAAAGGGTAAAAGTGATTTGTCTTGAAGCAACTCACATTTTGAGTGAAGACATCGGTCTGTCCGCTTTCCAGCATCACATCCAGCTGCTCGTCTGTCACATTAGTTCCAGCTGAAACCAGTAAAAGACACAGGTccaacttttacctgcattgtttcatctctTGCTGTGAGATCATCGTCCTCTTAATTCTCTTGTTATGAAGTAAATGCGTAAGCATCTGAGGTGTCACGTGTGGAGCAGTGAGAGGGATGAAGTGGCTGGTTGCCCTGTACTCACTGATCTTAAGCTGCCGCTGTATTCTCTCCACATTGCGATCTCGGTACTGAGCCTGAATGGTGTTGCAGTGACCCATCAGCTCCACAAACTCTTTCGACAAAACAGCGTGCTGTGCAGAAAGACATAATTTCCTTACTGATACCTTCATGAGCACAACCTGGTTACCATCATAATATTGACTTAATCTGGTAAACAAACTTCAATTGACCTGGTAGTCACCAACATTGTTACTTGAACTTATCATGATAGGAAATGCATCTTGGAAAAAGGAAATATTGATGGAGGCAGTCCAATAAAGAAAAAGCAGGACAGTAAACATTTACAAACAGCATGTTGAGTTCAAAGCAGGAATGCACAGATTCACATTTTTTCACCTCCGATCCAGATTTGAATTCAGACATCTGCAAATACCCATTACTCTCACAACAGCGCTGCCGGTAAACACTTTGCCCAACACCGATACTGGGTCAGGCCCATTCACAGTTACGGGTTGAGATGGTttgaagtaataataataatgttccaCCTGCGTTTTCTGCATCCGAATGTTGACAGGAATATATTTTCCGTCATCTTCTCCCTTTTTAGGCTCAATACCTGCCAAAGGAGATAGACATGGATAAGGCTCTCCAATGTTTCTTTGTGAAGGTGGAAAGGTTAATAAAATACTTACTCTTCAGTTTCCTGTGGATCTGACTTGCTAGCAATTTGATCTCGTCTCTCAAAGTCTGCAGATCTTTCTTCATACCTGCAGACCAACACACGCTTAGGTGGGGCAGGTGAGACATGGACACAAAACACTTACTGTCTTCAGGCAGTGCAACTCCCAGGACCGTTTTCTGTTTGGTTTCCAGGTCCGACACTAAACTCTTCAGATTCTGCAGGCTCTCATGAACCTCCTGAACCTGTAGACCAGAGACTTTAACAGCTGAACTTGATGAtcaacaaaatacaaacaagcATGACATATGAGCTATCAAGCTAACAGTTCATCAACGAAATATCGCTGTCAAACAGGATATGTAAGAAGCTGTTAAAATGACTCGTCTGTTCGCACATAGAACATCAAATCAGTGCTTCAGCTGATGCAGAGGAACTTTTGAAAGAGGCGTGACGAGTTGATGTCAGACAAGCAGGGAGTGTTTACctttttcaggaaggcttcattCTCTTTCTCCTCTTTGGCTGAAGAGGTTCCTGGTTTGATCATCAGAGATTTACCTTCATCGTCGTCGTCTGAAGCCTCGGCGGTCTGTgagcacagacaaacaaacaagacaaacacatgaaGCGCCCTGCCCTTTCTCCGGCCTAGTCGCAGGAAACAGCAGCAAGAGTCGACCATCAAACTTTTCTTCGCTAAAGAGACGCCGATTGCACATATAAATGCACTTGACTTAACACGCCGTTTGCTATTTCAGACTCTGCCGTGGTTGTCACCGCCTTAATAGCGACTTTATAGGCAGGGATAAACTAAGTTAGCGTGCTGAGCTAACGACATTGTTAGTACTTTGCAACTTACATTTCCCAATTCCTTCGTTCGGTCCCTCAtattcaaaaatataaaaacacggTGTTGATACGGAAAACGTCTCAACTCCTTGTTCCGATTTCTATAAATCGACCCAGGGCTGTAAATGGAAAATTGTGAAAGTTCCTTTTAGTGTCATTCAACTAGTTCTGAGTATCTTCTTCTACGGTGCGATTCAAGAGGAGCGCCTCTAATGGCCAAAGTTTGTAACTACGCAACAACGTCTGTTGAAGAATGATAGGCGCGCAACTCTCTCGGACTCAATTCAGATATTAGAGCATTTTGTTGCATGAACTCACATTAAGATTAGTAATAATAATTGATATTGATTGATAATTATATACTTGGGTATGAGCCCAATCCATACAATGCAGTTAATTTCTTTAAGCTAAACCTAAATAATTGAGTGAAACGTTTGAGTAAATGTACAACACCGGACTGTGATTCTATTATCAGCGCAAGAATAAGTTTCACCAAACAAATTTTATAATACATATTACAATTCAGTGAAATATCAATGCACTGTAGTAAGGTAATAATGTGGTGCTCAGCAACAAGCGTGTGGATTGAGTATTGAGTAGAGTAGAAGGAGTCATTGCATTTTTAGGTATCAAATAATATGTAATTTCTCGTGAGAATGTAACAATTAGTAGTGCTTGTTTGGGTTCACATAATGATTCATACTAACACcacattattacattattatcaCAACTATAACTATAATTCAACTAGAACAATAATGATTAAGCGTAATATGCATATGAATAGTTGTTGTAATCATGTGCTaggattgtttttttatattttaattatttaacgCAAAACTGTAATAagctcaaataaatattttttggaaAAACCGATCGATAGTTCTGATCGTTTTTCATGGGCGCTCGCCAATAACTACGTTTCCCATGATGCACCGCGTAGCAGTGTCGTGTCGCCAGCGAGCTGTCAGTGTTCGGAGCTGAGACGCAAATCGGGTCCAGCATCTTTGAGGCGGCGGAGGAAAACACTGTTCTGCTGGGAGACGATGTGGATTATTTAGCCGCAGTCGGGTCGCTGTTTGCCGGCAGGATGGACGTGTGAGGCCGCCGGTTCCGCGCGGAGCCCAGACCGTGTCCGTGGGATGtgacgagagaaaaaaaacaccatgaagaaaCAGTTCAACCGCATGAGACAGCTCGCTAACCAGACCGTGGGCAGGTAAGTGGAGGGGGTTTAAGGTTCGGGGACGGTTCGTGTGGTCGGGCTAAGtgtggaggatgatgaggaggaaggggCGGACTTGGATGGTACCGGAGGAGCAGGGCTGCTGCTGGCCAATAAGCGCCAAGGGCAGCTGATGGCCACCCCGATGGATGGGGATGCAGAAGGCATGTAACAACCGTGTCAGCCCGGTTTCCCGGGATGATCCTGGTGTTATTGTCTTCAGAGGACTGTGGCATCCACATGTGCTGGGAAGATGAATTGAGGAGCTCAGATTCagggaaataaatgactgaCAACTTGGGTCTATTGTGTACTTCCTCTTTGAAAATGGACTGAACGGCTGCTACTGTAGAATCCAGGTTCCTCAGTACTGTTGTCCAATTCCGCCCCTTGATGGACCTGGTACCTTTCACATTTGTGGCTGCTCAGCTGGAGTTCATGTGATGCAACTGTGTGCCGCGCATCAAAGTTCTTCCTTGGTTGGGAAGAGTCAGAGTACATCATATTCACTGTCAATCGTGTGCCACTGTCGATTGATTGATGACACaccattttcaagttctgaaattGTCATAAGACTAACTGCTGTGAAACTTTGATTCCCATGCATCCATGGGTGTTGGATGAACACATCCAGAGTGTAATCCAGAGTGAAAGAGCagaatgtgttgctgttttctCATCTGGTCTAAATCAAGGTTGGTGAATGGTTTAGCAAGTGTACAACAAGGTGCAGCAGTGGTACAAGCATTTTCTGGGCTCCACCCTGAGTTCAGAGCCGGTCGACATGCTGCCTCAGGCAGTTTTCCAAAGTCCTACAATTAATAAAGGAATTCTTACACAACCggacaaacagaaacagatgaTGCGTCTGACAAGATGCAATATTTTGTATCACCTACTCATTGATATTGAAATCCACTTGAGGCTTAAGTCCCACTATGTCAAAGTATAAAATTACCATATCTTAGCCTTGTGGTTCTCCTAATGATTGGAATGGTCAAGTGAGCTCCTTCATGGGTCCAACCTTTGACAGAAACAGAGCCTTGCAGATGGAACTGTGCATAATTGTGTATTTCAGGCTGACTACACTTCAACAGACAATCATTTAATACTTAATCCACCTGGTAGTAGATGGAGTTGGTTGTATAATAGTCGTTGTCAGAAGGTTTGGATCATCACACCTTCTCTCTGAGGGAACTGCCTCATCAGGTTCGGAGTGAGGTGCTGGACTTTTGTCTCTGAGGAGGCTGCTGACACGCCAGTGTTTGTGTtgagctgtttttaaacacacacacacacacacacacacacacacacacacacacacacacacacacacacacacgcacacacacacacacacacacacacacacacacacacacacacacacacacagtcatgttgagctctcattgccataatgctttcctcagtcACTCACccctaaccctctaaaccttgtgagtaCGGGCCaaagtgtcctcacaaagcaaagtgTCCTCACAAGACGGTGGGCTGTCAAGACTTGATGCTTACAAGTATGGCACCCCACCATAGTTTATATTTACATGCTCTTATAAAGACAGCGTTTTCTCTCTCCCGCAGACACAGAATAAGCTTTCTACTGTTTCACTCACTAACACGCACAAaatggtcacacacacacagctacattgcgcaaacacacacatacacatttttcacttgaaaagaaacaaaaacagtgtaAGACATATATGATAAATGACATTCTGATGACAACTAGACTTGATGACATctacgtgtgtgtttgtgtgcacttCAGTGAGGTGAAACTAGCTTCCATTCATCCCATGGAGAGCAGAACAGAATAGCTATTAATCTTGTTAATGGACAGTGGAGGGCCTGCTGCCGCTCACACCGCTGTAAGTTAACAAAGATTCTTGGTTGTCTCATCACAGTTCTTGATATCTGCCACAGAACCGCTAAGTTGTGTCAGATGAGGATGTGGGTCAGTGGAGCCTCGGGCCCGGAATTCATCACTGACAGAGTAATCCTGCATAAATCTTTAAGTTTAAGTGTTTCCCATTTGGAGGTGGCAGCATGAAGCGTCAGACCTGATCCTTTATCAAGGAACTTGATTTCCTTTAAGCTGGGGAgagaaatcaaaacaaatgtttaaaatgaattcaGAGCCGGGGCCTGGTGTTACTGAAGATCAGGGATGTTCAGACCTGCTCATTTTGCAGGAACTAAGGTCTTGTAAAGTTGACCCAGTGGGTTGGGTTGTTACTcctcagtgacagcagaaggACCGGTGGAACCTGCTGCACCAGGTTCTATTATTGTCCGATACCTGGAGGGAGAGGCcagatttatttacttatttgtgTCATTGTGataaactgtatatatatatatatatatatatatatatatatatatatatatatatatatatatatatatatatatatatatatatatatatatatatatatatatatatatatatatatatatatatatatatataaaaatatatatatttttttagaggtgggatttgataaaaaaaattaatctagttaattagagatttttttttatgaattaatctcaattcattgcagtttaatggtatacgaatatttgccacaagaagccacgtttttcaatttgaatgaatttggcatATTAGTGAAACTagtgatggacccatacatacatttaagcaacaaaatattgtttattttgcatcagtttgacaatggcacaataaatgaaaatggtggctatattcaagtttttatatcaccttactGAAACTGacactcttttaatgtcttgaaaatatttgtataagaatttcagttttataagaaccTGGCCAtagtgtagtgaaaaacatccctgaacaaaaaaaaatatatcttatACACAgagtgaccacacacacacacacacacacacacacacacatatatatatatatatatatatatatatatatatatatatatatatatatatttttttttttacactgtaCTATATACAGTagagtgtaattgcaaactgTTGTAAAAACTAGGTCTAGATACATAGAGGTCTAAGATACACTATGCAATTAACCCTATATTTGCGAAGCAAAACTGTCATCTAGAAGGAATCAAACTGAGCTTGAGAATGAAGAAGTTGAAACAGACTGACCAATATAatacaatttatttatgtagCATATTTCAGAATGCTGTTCACAAAGGACCTTCCAGACAGAAAATAGCTTAAGATCATATGAAGATAAAAGTGCAGCTTTTTTATCTCAGAACTTTGCCATTCATCTTTAAATTATCTTtaaatatctctctctctctctctctatctatctgtctatctatctgtctatctatctatctatctatctatctatctatctatctatctatctatctatctatctgtctgtctgtctgtctgtctgtctatctatctatctgtctgtctgtctgtctgtctgtctgtctgtctatctatctatctatctatctatctgtctgtctgtctgtctgtctgtctgtctgtctgtctgtctgtctatctatctatctgtctatctatctgtctgtctgtctgtctgtctgtctatctatctgtctgtctgtctgtctgtctgtctatctatctatctatctgtctatctatctgtctatctatctatctatctatctgtctgtctgtctgtctgtctgtctatctatctatctatctatctatctatctatctatctatctatctgtctatctatctgtctatctatctatctatctatctatctgtctgtctgtctgtctatctatctatctatctatctatctatctatctatctatctatctatctatctgtctgtctatctatctatctatctatctatctatctatctatctatctatctatctgtctatctatctatctatctatctatctatctatctatctatctgtctgtctatctgtctgtctatctatctgtctatctatctatctatctatctatctatctatctatctatctatccatctcaGTGTATCTCCTTGGAGCGTCATGCTAGGTTGTATCCTCTGGTTCTTGGCTGCTGTCGTTTCTGTGTCAGGTTCCCTGTTGACTAGGATGCTGTCGCTGCGGCAAAAGTGATTTTCAGCCGAGCGTTATCAGACTCATTGGAGTGTGAAGACGAAGATGCTGTGATTAACAAtctcctgctgctgatgactAGAAAGGCGTGACGATGACATGACTGTTGCTGTTGGTATTATAAAATTGTCAAAATAAGCATGGGGCCAGATGAGTTTGTCGGCGAGCGTTCTACATCATGATCACACTTCTGTCATGTACATCTGTGAAATTACAATCAATCCTCTTAGCACAGTCTCTGCTGGCTCCTCTTCTGGAGCAGCGAGTTAAAAAGGTTGACCTCTGGCAGGAGGTCATGAAGATTCGCCGAGATTTTAAGGGAGGAGGGGGCAAGGCACTGATGTAAATCCTGAAATTGTGAGGAAGCATTCACTCCAATCTTCCAGAAAGTGCTGCTTTTTGACTCTCATCCTTCTTTCAAATGTGAGCACATGCAAGCTCCTCACTCGTGTGGTAATATTATTCCTCCATCAGGAGAGGGAAGTGGAGAACCAGACGGGGGAAGGAAACTTAAGATGTGGTCACTCTGTGCATAAGAGAGGAAATCCAAAATCCGACTACTGAGCAGAGCCGAGAGAGGATGCACCATAGATGTTACGGAGAATGTAACCAGGGAGGGAAAAATGCCCTTCAGTGGCAGAGACCCAGAGAACGATTAGATCAACCCTGAAGTACTGCACTTCTGGATGTTTACATTAGAACTGATAGCTATTTTTAATGCTGCATTGAAGACTGAGACGGACCAGGGGGCCAAGTGGGCTCCTGCTCTCGAAGAATCTCGTGATTCAGACGGAAGAATCTGCTCCTCTCGTGGAACAGTTATTTGTATTAGGGCCAGTTTTAAGTACGTTTATAGATGGC
It contains:
- the stx4 gene encoding syntaxin-4, which translates into the protein MRDRTKELGNTAEASDDDDEGKSLMIKPGTSSAKEEKENEAFLKKVQEVHESLQNLKSLVSDLETKQKTVLGVALPEDSMKKDLQTLRDEIKLLASQIHRKLKSIEPKKGEDDGKYIPVNIRMQKTQHAVLSKEFVELMGHCNTIQAQYRDRNVERIQRQLKITGTNVTDEQLDVMLESGQTDVFTQNILIDAKATRQALNEIESRHDEILKLERSIKDLHDMFQYLAMEVEAQGELVDSIENNIRQTNNYVEKAKENVEKAVTYQQKARKKKVWIAICLAILLLILAISLAVTFS